A genomic segment from Deltaproteobacteria bacterium encodes:
- a CDS encoding dihydropteroate synthase: MYVHCIAESINIMGARTGKAMKERDPGPIQLMANEEVANGADFLDLNIGPARKDGPDLMPWIVRQVEEVTDCPLSLDTTNADALIAGIRAAAHPSRHIMNSISLQPERMKKLIPVAAEAGCYVVGLLWGVEGMPRDSNERAAMTVDLAMAMNEAGIPNERILFDPIATPITLGADQVLSGIQYLAMLQDIAPGAKSTVGLSNVSNGVAAEKRHYLNRAYLAMLMKYGIWSAIVDAYDEELLSLAHGERPELLKVVHDIMDGNEPNPSDLTPKELEYYKTTRVLMGKTIFSEAWLEL; encoded by the coding sequence ATGTACGTCCACTGCATTGCAGAAAGCATAAATATCATGGGGGCCAGGACCGGGAAGGCCATGAAGGAGCGCGACCCCGGCCCGATCCAGCTCATGGCCAACGAGGAGGTCGCAAACGGAGCGGATTTTCTCGATCTCAACATCGGACCTGCCCGCAAGGACGGCCCAGATCTAATGCCGTGGATCGTCAGGCAGGTGGAGGAGGTGACCGACTGCCCTCTTTCCCTCGATACGACCAATGCCGACGCCCTCATAGCTGGGATCAGGGCCGCCGCCCACCCGAGCAGGCACATCATGAATTCTATCTCCCTTCAGCCCGAGCGGATGAAGAAGCTGATCCCTGTGGCGGCAGAGGCCGGCTGTTACGTCGTGGGGCTCCTCTGGGGGGTAGAAGGGATGCCGAGGGACTCCAACGAGCGGGCTGCCATGACGGTGGATCTGGCCATGGCCATGAATGAGGCGGGGATTCCGAATGAAAGGATCCTCTTCGATCCCATCGCCACCCCCATCACCCTCGGAGCGGATCAGGTCCTGAGTGGCATTCAGTATCTCGCCATGCTTCAGGACATCGCGCCCGGGGCCAAATCCACGGTCGGGCTTTCGAACGTCTCGAACGGGGTTGCGGCGGAAAAGCGTCATTACCTCAACCGGGCCTATCTTGCCATGCTCATGAAATACGGGATCTGGTCCGCCATCGTGGATGCGTACGACGAGGAGCTCTTGAGCCTTGCCCATGGAGAGAGGCCCGAACTCTTGAAGGTGGTACACGATATCATGGACGGAAACGAGCCCAATCCCTCTGACCTGACGCCCAAGGAACTCGAATACTACAAGACGACCCGGGTTCTCATGGGGAAGACCATCTTCTCCGAGGCCTGGCTCGAGCTGTAA
- a CDS encoding 4Fe-4S binding protein yields MTIHISSANADFGASIAGHAGCSTLAQCYTCGSCSSVCPVEKVVPDFDPRKIVHMVALGLKEMLLSSDIIWACSQCQSCVPVCPQEVRCSDVIKALREEAVEKGLLDEERRFSLGLFARVDAGKCVACLTCVRLCPFAAPRIDPGGYAVIDPGLCRACGICVTACPAEAITLLPSLEGLGMRKGS; encoded by the coding sequence ATGACCATACATATCTCAAGCGCAAACGCCGATTTTGGTGCGTCCATTGCGGGCCACGCGGGGTGCTCGACCCTTGCCCAGTGCTATACCTGCGGCTCGTGCAGCTCGGTCTGCCCTGTGGAAAAGGTCGTCCCGGACTTTGATCCTAGAAAGATCGTCCATATGGTTGCCCTCGGTCTCAAAGAGATGCTTCTCAGCTCGGACATTATCTGGGCCTGTTCCCAGTGTCAGAGCTGCGTTCCGGTATGCCCCCAGGAGGTACGCTGCAGCGACGTCATAAAGGCCCTTCGCGAGGAGGCAGTGGAAAAGGGCCTTTTGGACGAGGAACGAAGGTTTTCCCTCGGACTCTTCGCCCGGGTGGATGCGGGAAAATGCGTCGCATGCCTCACCTGTGTGCGACTCTGTCCGTTTGCGGCGCCGAGGATCGATCCCGGAGGATATGCCGTCATCGATCCTGGGCTCTGTCGGGCCTGCGGCATCTGCGTGACGGCGTGCCCTGCAGAGGCGATCACCCTTCTTCCCTCCCTTGAGGGGCTGGGCATGAGGAAAGGATCCTGA
- a CDS encoding hydrogenase iron-sulfur subunit, protein MSKTQFKPRILGFFCHWCCYAAADAAGVGRYQYPPNVRVIRVLCTGRIDTRFILEAFRCGSDGVFTGGUHLGECHYQSGNYEALIMAETCRQVLKDCGVNPERFALEWASAAEGPRFVELITDYVRRISALGPLGEGAGEPGRDVLSTRLEAAVKAAGVPKVRTAYGTFAKKMHQEGPYTGDAIADGVSSKVFPPFRQERLSIEVMDVLRKGPKALSDLVGVTGAGEEELNGILSAFEKKGLASDTGSGWVLKGE, encoded by the coding sequence ATGAGCAAGACACAGTTCAAGCCCCGGATCCTCGGTTTTTTCTGCCACTGGTGCTGCTACGCCGCAGCGGATGCCGCAGGGGTCGGCCGGTATCAGTATCCACCCAATGTCCGTGTGATCCGTGTACTTTGTACCGGACGAATCGACACCCGTTTCATCCTTGAGGCCTTCAGGTGCGGCTCGGACGGGGTCTTCACCGGCGGGTGACACCTGGGCGAATGCCATTACCAGTCTGGTAATTACGAAGCACTCATAATGGCTGAGACATGCAGGCAGGTCCTCAAGGACTGCGGCGTCAATCCGGAAAGATTCGCCCTCGAGTGGGCCTCGGCCGCGGAAGGTCCGCGTTTTGTGGAACTCATCACTGACTACGTGAGAAGGATCTCCGCCCTCGGACCTTTGGGGGAGGGGGCAGGAGAGCCGGGACGGGACGTGCTTTCCACGAGGCTCGAGGCAGCGGTCAAGGCCGCTGGGGTCCCAAAGGTGCGGACGGCCTACGGTACCTTTGCCAAGAAGATGCATCAGGAAGGACCTTACACCGGAGATGCGATTGCGGACGGGGTGTCGAGCAAGGTCTTTCCTCCGTTTCGCCAGGAGAGGCTTTCAATTGAGGTCATGGACGTCCTGCGGAAAGGCCCGAAGGCCCTCTCAGACCTTGTCGGCGTTACCGGAGCCGGCGAGGAGGAGCTTAACGGGATCCTGTCCGCCTTCGAGAAAAAGGGGCTTGCCTCGGATACCGGTTCCGGGTGGGTTCTGAAGGGGGAATGA
- a CDS encoding FAD-dependent oxidoreductase, with the protein MKTVSLEIDGQTITVEDGTTILEAARSAGLAIPTLCHISGVSESRIPCLLCMVEVEGKGRRRSCVTPVEEGMKIWTRTKELEEFRAHRLQLLADVHYGDCKAPCNLTCPGGINVQGYVNLVARGEYRAALGLIKEKNPLPLSVGRVCPRFCETRCRRILVDEPIAINHLKRFVADYALEHGPIEEAVGPATGRRVAVIGGGPAGLSAAYYLRKYGHDVTIFEAENDLGGALRYWIPGYKLPNRVVDSEVQSILSMGVHVKTGKRWGQDFTLDDLKTQGYEAIFIATGLHRQKALDVEGGEYAVDGLKFLRDVNEGRPPVIGDQVLVVGGGDIAVDAARSARRLGASNVTVIYPRSRVELSAQQRDIAEAEKEGVQFFLMAMPLRIHRMEGRIRVEMARTILGEPDAKGIRQPEPMPGSLLNWNGDCVINATGQEGDGSFRSYGKIESSIQLTPRKTIKSNPSTMATNVPGIYAGGDVASGPRTVIQAVSAGRRAAESIHEFLFSVKTPAEPRFNFSKGKRFEEVDLHNFDRVPVRLSEVMPARPPERRVTDFGEAELGFSEEMARREASRCLKCGCTGLSKCTFRELSIQYKVNTSLAPGRLRQSIEDSHPFISVDPNKCIACTRCERSCKYDAIAFQAEHDETGHITSVQIRLTERCVSCGACVDACPTGALVKKAVVVPILPGEAETVKSVCTYCGTGCSLELVVTHGAILEVKADRSSPPNYGALCVKGRFGYTFYRHPERLKRPLVREDIDEPFREVDWDEAIRLVAGRFRQLRDAYGSNCLGVLSSSRCTNEENYLLQKFTRGVLGTNNIDNCARV; encoded by the coding sequence ATGAAGACCGTTTCCCTCGAGATCGACGGACAGACGATAACGGTGGAGGATGGGACGACCATCCTCGAAGCCGCCCGATCAGCCGGGCTGGCTATCCCCACCCTTTGTCACATATCTGGCGTTTCCGAGTCTAGGATCCCGTGTCTCCTGTGCATGGTGGAGGTCGAGGGCAAGGGAAGGCGCCGCTCCTGCGTGACCCCTGTAGAGGAGGGGATGAAGATCTGGACGCGCACGAAGGAGCTGGAGGAGTTTCGTGCCCATCGCCTCCAGCTCCTTGCGGATGTCCATTACGGCGACTGCAAGGCCCCGTGCAACCTCACGTGCCCGGGCGGGATCAACGTCCAGGGGTACGTGAACCTTGTGGCCCGGGGGGAATACCGGGCGGCCCTGGGTCTCATCAAGGAGAAGAACCCCCTTCCCCTTTCTGTGGGCAGGGTCTGCCCCAGGTTCTGCGAGACCCGCTGCCGGCGGATCCTTGTGGACGAACCCATAGCCATCAATCATCTCAAGAGGTTTGTGGCTGATTACGCCCTGGAGCACGGTCCTATCGAGGAGGCGGTAGGTCCTGCCACAGGACGGAGGGTTGCTGTCATCGGAGGCGGGCCTGCCGGGCTCTCAGCCGCCTATTATCTTCGAAAATACGGTCATGATGTCACGATCTTCGAGGCCGAGAACGATCTCGGAGGGGCGCTCAGGTACTGGATACCCGGTTACAAGCTGCCGAACCGGGTCGTGGACAGCGAGGTCCAGTCCATCCTTTCCATGGGGGTGCATGTCAAGACAGGAAAACGCTGGGGGCAGGACTTCACGCTTGATGACCTCAAGACCCAGGGTTACGAGGCGATCTTCATCGCCACGGGTCTTCACCGCCAAAAGGCCCTTGACGTGGAGGGCGGGGAGTATGCCGTTGACGGCCTCAAGTTTTTGAGAGACGTCAACGAGGGAAGACCCCCTGTGATCGGTGACCAGGTCCTGGTCGTAGGCGGTGGGGATATTGCGGTGGATGCCGCCCGGAGCGCCAGGAGGCTTGGGGCATCGAATGTAACCGTTATCTACCCTCGCTCCCGTGTGGAGCTCTCTGCCCAGCAGCGGGATATTGCAGAGGCGGAGAAGGAAGGCGTGCAGTTCTTTCTCATGGCCATGCCGCTTCGCATCCACCGCATGGAAGGACGCATTCGCGTGGAGATGGCGCGGACGATCCTTGGGGAACCGGATGCAAAGGGTATTCGTCAACCGGAACCCATGCCCGGATCCCTGCTTAACTGGAACGGGGATTGTGTCATCAATGCAACAGGCCAGGAGGGGGACGGCTCCTTCAGGAGTTATGGGAAGATCGAGTCCTCTATCCAGCTCACGCCCAGGAAAACGATCAAATCCAATCCGAGCACCATGGCGACCAATGTGCCTGGGATCTATGCCGGAGGGGATGTGGCGAGTGGACCCCGAACGGTCATCCAGGCGGTTTCAGCCGGCAGGAGGGCTGCGGAATCCATCCATGAGTTCCTCTTTTCTGTGAAGACGCCTGCAGAACCCAGATTCAATTTCTCCAAGGGGAAAAGGTTCGAGGAGGTGGATCTCCACAACTTCGACAGAGTTCCCGTCCGTCTGAGCGAGGTCATGCCTGCCCGGCCGCCGGAAAGGCGCGTGACGGATTTCGGTGAGGCAGAATTGGGTTTCAGTGAAGAGATGGCGCGCCGCGAGGCAAGTCGGTGTCTGAAATGCGGTTGTACAGGCCTTTCTAAATGTACATTCCGGGAGCTTTCCATCCAGTACAAGGTCAACACCTCGTTGGCACCGGGCCGCCTTCGGCAATCCATCGAAGACAGCCACCCTTTCATCTCCGTGGATCCGAACAAGTGCATCGCCTGTACCCGGTGTGAACGAAGCTGTAAATATGACGCCATCGCTTTCCAGGCTGAGCACGATGAAACCGGGCATATCACGTCGGTCCAGATCAGATTGACGGAAAGATGCGTGTCCTGCGGGGCATGCGTGGATGCGTGTCCCACAGGGGCCCTTGTCAAGAAGGCCGTTGTCGTCCCGATCCTTCCCGGTGAGGCGGAGACCGTAAAAAGCGTCTGCACGTATTGTGGAACAGGATGCAGTCTCGAACTCGTCGTGACGCACGGGGCCATCCTCGAGGTGAAGGCCGACAGATCAAGTCCTCCCAATTACGGCGCGCTTTGCGTAAAGGGCCGGTTCGGGTATACCTTTTACCGGCATCCCGAACGGCTCAAAAGACCGCTCGTGCGTGAAGACATCGACGAGCCGTTTCGGGAGGTGGACTGGGATGAGGCCATACGCCTGGTCGCTGGCAGATTCCGGCAGCTCCGGGACGCCTACGGGTCAAACTGCCTCGGTGTCCTCTCCTCGTCCCGGTGTACGAACGAGGAGAACTATCTCTTGCAGAAATTCACCCGCGGGGTCTTGGGGACCAACAATATCGACAACTGCGCCCGGGTCTGA
- a CDS encoding acetyl-CoA decarbonylase/synthase complex subunit gamma codes for MALTGIQILKMLPKKNCGECGVPTCLAFAMKVAAGQADIGSCPYVSEEVKEKVGEASAPPIRTVRIGGGDHPFEMGGETCLYRHEKRFEHPTGIGVLVRTDMSEDEIAGRLSRFTSLRYERVGLTLKADIIAVKDTGGDAGAFATLVTRVRSGCPDAALVLMSERPDCLSAGLKACGDHKPLLYAATAGNAEAMAALAKETGCPLAVKGNTLGDTAALSERLQKEGLKDLVLDSGSRTLRGSFEDQIVFRRASTRHKYKPFGFPSITFPCEMTDDPLLESLIASVHIAKYAGAVILSDLQGDTLFPILLERLNLFTDPQRPMVVQEDIYPINGPGEDSPVLITCNFSLTYFIVSGEVEGSKVPSWLLIKNTEGLSVLTAWAAGKFSADLIAAFVKKCGIENKVRHRNLIIPGYLASIKGELEEELSGWNIQIGPREASHIPAYLREWRPA; via the coding sequence ATGGCGCTCACAGGTATACAGATCCTAAAGATGCTCCCCAAGAAAAACTGTGGGGAATGCGGTGTGCCCACGTGTCTCGCCTTTGCCATGAAGGTAGCGGCCGGACAGGCTGACATCGGGTCGTGTCCTTATGTATCCGAAGAGGTGAAAGAAAAGGTGGGAGAGGCCTCGGCCCCGCCCATCCGGACCGTCAGGATCGGGGGTGGGGATCATCCATTCGAGATGGGTGGAGAGACCTGCCTCTACCGCCACGAGAAACGTTTCGAGCATCCGACTGGGATCGGGGTCCTCGTCCGGACTGATATGTCCGAGGACGAGATCGCAGGACGCCTTTCCCGGTTTACCTCTCTCCGCTACGAGCGCGTCGGCCTCACACTCAAGGCGGATATCATAGCCGTCAAGGACACGGGCGGCGATGCAGGGGCCTTTGCCACGCTTGTCACCCGTGTGCGGAGCGGGTGTCCGGATGCGGCCCTGGTCCTCATGAGTGAACGTCCCGACTGCCTTTCCGCCGGGCTGAAGGCGTGCGGGGACCACAAGCCGCTCCTCTACGCGGCGACAGCCGGGAATGCGGAGGCCATGGCCGCGCTCGCCAAGGAGACCGGCTGCCCCTTGGCGGTAAAGGGAAACACGCTCGGGGATACTGCCGCCCTTTCCGAACGTCTCCAGAAGGAGGGGCTCAAGGACCTGGTCCTCGATTCGGGCTCCCGGACGCTACGGGGCTCCTTTGAGGACCAGATCGTCTTTCGGCGGGCATCCACCAGGCACAAATACAAGCCGTTTGGCTTTCCGAGCATAACGTTTCCTTGTGAGATGACGGACGACCCCCTCCTCGAGAGTCTCATCGCATCGGTCCATATAGCCAAGTACGCAGGCGCGGTGATCCTCTCTGATCTTCAGGGTGATACCCTTTTCCCGATCCTTCTCGAACGGCTCAACCTCTTTACCGATCCCCAGCGTCCCATGGTGGTCCAGGAGGACATCTATCCTATCAATGGCCCTGGGGAGGATTCTCCTGTACTTATCACCTGCAACTTTTCCCTCACGTATTTCATCGTCTCAGGCGAGGTGGAGGGGAGCAAGGTCCCGTCCTGGCTCCTCATCAAGAACACCGAAGGGCTATCGGTCCTGACGGCATGGGCAGCTGGTAAGTTCAGCGCGGATCTCATCGCTGCCTTTGTCAAGAAGTGCGGGATCGAGAACAAGGTCCGCCACAGAAATCTCATCATCCCAGGTTATCTCGCCTCCATCAAAGGGGAGCTTGAGGAGGAACTGTCGGGCTGGAACATCCAGATAGGACCCCGCGAGGCGAGTCATATCCCAGCGTATCTCAGGGAATGGAGGCCTGCATAA
- the cdhC gene encoding CO dehydrogenase/CO-methylating acetyl-CoA synthase complex subunit beta, whose translation MSKIICSAAIRGAHKIVDMAEERYQEALKKYGPEHEVAFPNTAYYLPIIYSILGAPVKQLGDMKDIFAECRKLLPPLVSETNWLPYLAPALDAGMATFFAEEMLEAIRYIEAPDFYTKTEDPLGEDRFWLGAADDIIFRKRGVEFVDGTAPGFAAILGTPSDPAVASKIALELQEKNLYIFMHDQTNGISMPDQLRKEKVQIGWSTRLVSFGPTYTSAVFAIGFACRVALGFGGVKPGDYKGNLLYNKDRTFAFVMAFGPVSDEWYANAAGAINWGFPTISDWDIPQILPTGICTYEHVVSKVPHDEIVQKAIEVRGLKVSVTKIDIPVAYGPAFEGERVRKDDLYLECGGGRTLGVELLVSKDLDEVQDGLVTVEGPEMTDVQPGAKLPLAILAEVAGRAMQSDFEPILERQFHHLINYAQGIMHIGQRNIMWLRVGKQAIEKGFKFEHIGRILHGKLHQEFGAIVDKVQVKIYTSEEKVKEVMELARQVYAARDERLGSMTDETEEIFYSCTLCQSFAPTHVCVITPERIGMCGAYNWLDGKASYEINPTGPNQPIKKGECIDPNLGQWAGVNEFVKKASRGKVERVSAYSIMVDPMTACGCFECVSTMLPTCNGLMIVNRDYLGMTPSGMKFTTLAGMVGGGNVTPGFLGVSKHYICSRKFMKAEGGLKRVVWMPKMLKDELRDRLQQRAEEEGIPNLLDMIADETVGTTEEEVLKFLQEKGHPALSMEMVV comes from the coding sequence ATGTCCAAGATCATCTGTTCGGCTGCCATCCGGGGCGCTCACAAGATTGTCGACATGGCCGAGGAGAGATACCAGGAGGCCCTCAAGAAGTACGGTCCGGAACACGAGGTGGCCTTTCCGAACACAGCCTATTATCTGCCTATCATTTACAGCATTCTCGGGGCGCCGGTAAAACAGCTCGGCGACATGAAGGATATCTTTGCGGAATGCCGAAAGCTCCTTCCGCCCCTTGTGAGCGAGACGAATTGGCTTCCCTATCTCGCCCCTGCCCTTGATGCGGGTATGGCCACCTTCTTTGCCGAGGAGATGTTAGAGGCGATCCGCTATATCGAGGCCCCGGACTTTTATACCAAGACCGAGGACCCGCTTGGCGAAGACCGTTTCTGGCTTGGGGCCGCGGACGACATCATCTTCCGCAAGCGGGGCGTCGAGTTCGTGGATGGGACAGCGCCTGGTTTTGCAGCCATCCTGGGGACCCCTTCGGACCCAGCAGTGGCATCCAAGATCGCCCTCGAACTCCAGGAGAAGAACCTTTACATCTTCATGCATGACCAGACGAACGGGATCAGCATGCCCGACCAGCTCCGCAAGGAGAAGGTCCAGATTGGCTGGTCCACGCGGCTTGTTTCCTTTGGCCCTACGTATACGTCAGCGGTCTTTGCCATCGGTTTTGCGTGTCGGGTGGCCCTTGGATTTGGCGGTGTCAAGCCTGGGGACTACAAGGGGAACCTCCTCTACAACAAGGACCGGACATTTGCATTCGTCATGGCCTTCGGGCCCGTCTCTGACGAATGGTACGCCAACGCCGCAGGGGCCATCAACTGGGGCTTTCCCACCATCTCCGACTGGGACATCCCCCAGATCCTGCCTACTGGTATCTGCACCTACGAACACGTGGTGAGCAAGGTCCCGCACGATGAGATCGTCCAGAAAGCGATCGAGGTGCGGGGGCTCAAGGTCTCGGTCACCAAGATCGACATCCCCGTGGCCTACGGCCCTGCCTTCGAGGGGGAACGGGTCAGAAAGGACGATCTTTATCTGGAGTGCGGCGGCGGAAGGACCCTTGGTGTGGAGCTCCTCGTCTCGAAGGATCTCGATGAGGTCCAGGACGGGCTTGTCACGGTCGAAGGCCCTGAGATGACTGATGTCCAGCCCGGGGCCAAGCTCCCGCTTGCTATCCTGGCTGAGGTGGCGGGCCGTGCCATGCAGTCCGATTTCGAGCCCATTCTCGAACGCCAGTTCCATCACCTTATAAACTACGCCCAGGGGATCATGCACATCGGCCAGAGGAACATCATGTGGCTCCGGGTCGGGAAGCAGGCCATCGAGAAGGGTTTCAAGTTCGAGCACATTGGTCGCATCCTCCACGGGAAGCTCCACCAGGAGTTCGGGGCCATCGTGGACAAGGTCCAGGTGAAGATCTATACGAGCGAGGAAAAGGTCAAGGAGGTCATGGAGCTTGCGCGCCAGGTCTATGCTGCACGCGACGAGCGTCTTGGATCCATGACCGACGAGACAGAAGAGATCTTCTACTCTTGCACCCTCTGCCAGTCCTTTGCGCCGACTCACGTCTGTGTCATCACCCCGGAGCGGATCGGGATGTGCGGCGCGTACAACTGGCTCGACGGCAAGGCCTCTTACGAGATCAACCCCACCGGTCCGAACCAACCCATCAAAAAAGGTGAATGCATCGACCCCAACCTCGGGCAGTGGGCCGGGGTCAACGAATTCGTGAAGAAGGCCTCTCGCGGCAAGGTGGAGAGGGTGAGCGCCTACAGCATCATGGTGGACCCCATGACCGCGTGCGGATGTTTCGAATGCGTATCCACCATGCTTCCCACCTGTAACGGGCTCATGATCGTGAACCGCGACTACCTCGGAATGACCCCGAGCGGGATGAAGTTCACGACCCTTGCTGGCATGGTCGGAGGCGGAAACGTCACCCCGGGTTTTCTCGGGGTCTCGAAGCACTACATCTGCAGCCGCAAGTTCATGAAGGCTGAAGGTGGACTCAAGCGCGTGGTATGGATGCCCAAGATGCTCAAGGACGAGCTTCGTGACCGACTCCAGCAAAGGGCCGAGGAGGAAGGCATCCCGAATCTTTTGGATATGATTGCAGACGAGACCGTTGGGACCACTGAGGAAGAGGTACTGAAATTCCTCCAGGAGAAGGGGCATCCCGCCCTTTCCATGGAAATGGTCGTTTAG
- a CDS encoding hydrogenase iron-sulfur subunit, with the protein MTEGHSSIVGICCNYAGRVSEEALREAGLLPEGVRIERLPCTGRLEVTTLLDAFEAGAEAVFVAGCEEGTCHNLSGSHRAQKKVGAAKGILGELDMDPGLVEMFFVPRGETGPIVAAAREMASRVAGTKKGQRSER; encoded by the coding sequence ATGACGGAAGGACATTCGAGCATAGTCGGTATCTGCTGCAATTACGCAGGTAGGGTCTCTGAAGAGGCCTTGCGCGAGGCAGGTCTTTTGCCAGAAGGGGTCAGGATCGAGAGGCTTCCGTGCACAGGCCGGCTCGAGGTGACCACCCTCCTCGATGCCTTTGAGGCAGGGGCGGAAGCGGTCTTTGTGGCCGGCTGCGAGGAGGGGACCTGCCACAATCTCTCCGGCAGCCACAGGGCGCAAAAAAAGGTGGGTGCTGCCAAGGGAATCCTTGGAGAGCTGGATATGGATCCAGGGTTGGTGGAGATGTTTTTCGTCCCCCGAGGAGAGACCGGGCCTATTGTCGCTGCGGCCCGGGAGATGGCCTCCCGGGTTGCAGGGACCAAAAAGGGGCAAAGGAGCGAAAGATGA
- a CDS encoding methylenetetrahydrofolate reductase C-terminal domain-containing protein — MIIAERKPLREILDMISGMEKVLILGCRGCVAVCSAGGDAEVDVLTSALKLGRKRQGSPIHIDKDTLVRQCDPEYLEPIKSIGRKYDAVLSMACGVGVNFIADRCPGVNVLPALNTTFYGANLSSGEWKEMCAGCGACVLHLTGGLCPVARCAKSLSNGPCGGSVGGRCEIDPNVSCVWNLIYDKLSELKRSEDMKEIMPIRDWRTAGHGGPRNRRREDLLP; from the coding sequence ATGATCATCGCAGAACGAAAACCCCTTCGAGAGATCCTCGACATGATCTCCGGCATGGAGAAGGTCCTCATTCTCGGTTGTCGGGGATGTGTGGCAGTCTGTTCAGCGGGCGGGGACGCGGAGGTGGACGTCCTTACCTCGGCCTTGAAACTCGGAAGAAAGAGACAGGGAAGTCCGATCCATATCGATAAGGATACCCTTGTGCGTCAGTGTGACCCTGAATACCTCGAACCCATCAAGTCCATTGGGCGCAAGTATGATGCCGTCCTTTCCATGGCATGCGGTGTGGGAGTCAACTTCATCGCCGACCGATGTCCTGGGGTGAATGTCCTACCCGCTCTCAACACGACTTTTTACGGAGCCAATCTCTCGAGCGGGGAATGGAAGGAGATGTGTGCGGGGTGCGGGGCCTGTGTCCTCCACCTCACGGGTGGGCTCTGTCCTGTTGCGAGATGCGCCAAGAGCCTCTCTAACGGACCTTGCGGGGGGTCGGTCGGCGGTCGCTGCGAGATCGATCCCAACGTCTCCTGCGTCTGGAACCTCATTTATGACAAACTTTCCGAACTCAAGCGATCCGAGGACATGAAGGAGATCATGCCCATTCGGGACTGGAGGACCGCGGGTCATGGCGGTCCCCGCAACCGGAGGAGGGAGGACCTGCTGCCGTGA
- a CDS encoding acetyl-CoA decarbonylase/synthase complex subunit delta, translating into MDSGLYLEPAGAAIRAVTIGDGPSAITVGGESALPFHLFEGEMPFAPRIAFEVLDSPPEDWPEVLTRHYADVLSDPVAWAKKCVSEFGAKSICLSLVSTDPNGRNVPAAEAAKAAKAVLDAIEVPVVLWGCGNAEKDTETLREVTSLIGSRKVCISPLTDANFRNLGATAMAFQLPVVASTPIDVNLAKQLNILLQNLGLPLENILMDPSIGAVGYGLEYTYSVMERIRLAALTQQDDKLQVPFICHIGREVWKTKECKLPSDDLMGDQEKRGVLMEAVTAALLLLAGGELLVMRHPTAISLTETLIKSFM; encoded by the coding sequence GTGGATTCCGGGCTTTATCTCGAACCTGCAGGCGCAGCCATAAGGGCCGTGACCATTGGCGATGGGCCTTCCGCCATCACCGTGGGGGGTGAATCGGCACTTCCGTTCCATCTCTTCGAAGGGGAGATGCCTTTTGCCCCACGCATCGCCTTCGAGGTCCTGGATTCACCGCCCGAGGACTGGCCCGAGGTCCTTACCCGTCACTATGCCGACGTCCTCTCCGATCCCGTTGCCTGGGCGAAAAAATGTGTGAGCGAATTCGGGGCGAAGTCGATCTGTCTTTCCCTTGTTAGCACGGATCCCAACGGCAGAAACGTGCCTGCTGCAGAGGCAGCCAAGGCTGCAAAGGCCGTGCTCGATGCCATCGAGGTCCCGGTGGTCCTCTGGGGCTGCGGAAACGCAGAAAAGGACACGGAGACCCTGCGTGAGGTCACGAGCCTCATCGGCAGCCGCAAGGTCTGCATCTCCCCGCTTACTGACGCCAATTTCCGGAATCTGGGCGCAACCGCCATGGCCTTTCAGCTTCCGGTCGTGGCCTCGACCCCCATTGACGTCAACCTCGCAAAACAGCTCAATATCCTCCTCCAGAATCTCGGCCTTCCTTTGGAGAACATCCTTATGGATCCGTCCATCGGGGCCGTGGGATACGGCCTCGAGTACACGTATTCGGTCATGGAGAGGATCCGGCTTGCGGCCCTCACTCAGCAGGACGACAAGCTTCAGGTCCCGTTCATCTGCCATATTGGTCGCGAGGTCTGGAAGACCAAGGAGTGCAAGCTCCCCAGCGACGATCTCATGGGGGACCAGGAGAAAAGGGGCGTGCTCATGGAGGCGGTGACCGCAGCTCTCCTCCTCCTTGCCGGAGGAGAGCTTCTCGTCATGCGGCACCCGACTGCGATCTCTCTTACAGAAACCCTCATCAAGTCTTTCATGTAA